A portion of the Leptotrichia sp. OH3620_COT-345 genome contains these proteins:
- the purH gene encoding bifunctional phosphoribosylaminoimidazolecarboxamide formyltransferase/IMP cyclohydrolase: MKKRALISVFDKTGILEFAQFLIKKDVEIISTGGTYKFLKENGLDAIEISEITNFKEILDGRVKTLHPNIHGGILAIRKNKEHMDTIKAEGIGIIDFVVVNLYPFFKEVQTDKSFDEKVEFIDIGGPTMLRSAAKSFKDVTVICNVEDYETVIKEMKSNGEVSFETKKRLAGKVFNLTSAYDAAISNFLMEKEYPEYLNVSYKKKFDLRYGENPHQSSAYYISTTENGSMKDFTQLNGKELSFNNIRDMDIAWKVVGEFEETACCAVKHSTPCGVAVGNDTFTAYIKAHDCDPVSIFGGIVAINREIDKKTAEELNKIFLEIVIAPSFSDEALEILKNKKNLRVIQCGIIKPQDKIEYVKVDGGILVQETNTEMIKEMKIVTEKQPTEQERNDMLLGMKVVKHVKSNAIVIVKDGTVKGVGTGQTNRIWATEHALKHSIEKLGTLEGAILASDAFFPFRDCVDEAAKYGIKAIIQPGGSLRDSESIEACNEHGISMIFTGIRHFKH, encoded by the coding sequence ATGAAAAAAAGAGCTCTAATAAGTGTATTTGATAAAACGGGAATACTTGAATTTGCACAATTTTTAATCAAAAAAGATGTGGAAATAATTTCTACAGGGGGAACTTATAAATTTTTAAAGGAAAACGGACTTGATGCAATAGAAATTTCTGAAATTACAAATTTTAAGGAAATACTCGATGGTAGGGTAAAAACTTTACATCCGAATATTCATGGAGGAATATTGGCAATAAGAAAAAATAAAGAGCATATGGATACTATAAAAGCTGAAGGAATAGGTATTATTGATTTTGTCGTAGTAAATTTGTATCCTTTTTTTAAAGAAGTTCAAACAGATAAATCTTTTGATGAAAAAGTGGAATTTATAGATATAGGCGGTCCTACAATGCTGAGATCCGCTGCAAAATCTTTCAAAGATGTAACTGTAATCTGTAATGTGGAAGATTATGAAACAGTAATAAAGGAAATGAAAAGCAACGGTGAAGTTTCTTTTGAAACTAAAAAAAGACTGGCAGGGAAAGTATTTAATTTAACATCTGCTTATGATGCTGCAATTTCAAATTTCTTAATGGAAAAAGAATATCCTGAATATCTGAATGTTTCATATAAGAAAAAATTTGATTTGAGGTATGGAGAAAATCCTCATCAAAGTTCGGCATATTATATTTCTACAACAGAGAACGGAAGTATGAAAGATTTTACCCAACTGAACGGTAAGGAACTTTCTTTTAATAATATACGGGATATGGATATAGCTTGGAAAGTAGTAGGAGAATTTGAAGAAACGGCATGCTGTGCGGTAAAACACTCTACACCTTGCGGAGTGGCAGTGGGAAATGATACATTTACAGCATATATTAAAGCTCACGACTGTGATCCTGTTTCAATATTTGGAGGAATTGTGGCAATAAACAGAGAAATTGATAAAAAAACCGCCGAAGAATTGAATAAAATATTTCTCGAAATAGTAATAGCACCATCTTTTTCAGATGAAGCACTTGAAATATTGAAAAATAAGAAAAATTTAAGAGTTATACAATGCGGAATTATAAAACCTCAAGATAAAATTGAATATGTAAAAGTAGATGGAGGTATACTTGTTCAGGAAACAAATACTGAAATGATCAAAGAAATGAAAATAGTAACTGAAAAGCAGCCAACAGAACAGGAAAGAAACGATATGCTGTTAGGAATGAAAGTTGTAAAGCATGTAAAATCCAATGCGATAGTCATAGTAAAAGACGGAACTGTTAAGGGTGTAGGAACAGGACAGACTAATAGAATATGGGCGACGGAACATGCACTGAAGCATTCGATAGAAAAACTCGGTACGTTAGAAGGAGCAATACTTGCATCCGATGCATTTTTCCCGTTTAGAGATTGTGTGGATGAAGCCGCTAAATACGGTATTAAAGCTATTATACAACCGGGAGGCTCTTTAAGGGATTCGGAATCAATAGAGGCATGTAATGAACATGGGATAAGTATGATATTTACAGGGATAAGACATTTTAAACACTAA
- the purD gene encoding phosphoribosylamine--glycine ligase, whose product MKILIVGSGGREHAIAWKLKENKNIEKIFIAPGNAGIDLLPNTESLSLNNNIKEYADFAEKNKIDLTIVGSEELLVQGIVDEFKNKGLKIFGPDKKAAILEGSKAYSKDFMKKYGIKTAKYEIFDNYEKAQKYLDSYRNDNFPVVIKTSGLAAGKGVIIVKNLKEAKDAVTDIMINKKFGTSGEKIVIEEYLEGIEASILSFTDCKTIVPLISAKDHKKIGESETGLNTGGMGAISPNPYVTESIFKEFTEKIMKPTLKGIQNEDMDFAGVIFFGLMITKKGVYLLEYNMRMGDPETQAVLPLLETNLYQIIEKSFEKKLNEVNIKWKSLHSCCVVATAEGYPEQYRKGDEISGILKEKNNDELLFICGVKKENSKFVTSGGRVLNITCLGNTLEEARKKAYNAMKNINFKGMYYRKDIGKI is encoded by the coding sequence ATGAAAATTTTAATAGTAGGTTCAGGGGGAAGAGAACATGCTATTGCATGGAAATTGAAGGAAAATAAGAATATAGAAAAAATATTTATTGCTCCGGGAAATGCAGGAATTGATTTATTGCCTAATACGGAAAGTTTAAGTCTTAATAATAATATAAAGGAATATGCGGATTTTGCCGAAAAAAATAAAATAGATTTGACAATTGTAGGGAGTGAAGAATTACTTGTTCAAGGAATAGTCGACGAATTTAAAAACAAAGGGTTAAAAATATTTGGTCCTGATAAAAAAGCCGCAATCCTTGAAGGAAGTAAAGCATATTCAAAAGATTTTATGAAAAAATATGGAATTAAAACTGCCAAATATGAAATATTTGATAATTATGAAAAAGCTCAAAAATATCTGGATAGTTACAGAAATGATAATTTTCCTGTAGTCATTAAGACAAGCGGACTTGCAGCAGGAAAAGGTGTTATAATAGTAAAAAATTTGAAGGAAGCTAAAGATGCCGTTACTGATATCATGATAAATAAAAAATTTGGCACATCAGGAGAAAAAATAGTAATAGAAGAGTATTTGGAAGGTATCGAAGCATCCATTCTTTCTTTTACCGATTGTAAAACTATTGTTCCGCTTATTTCAGCAAAAGATCATAAGAAAATAGGTGAAAGTGAGACAGGACTTAATACCGGGGGAATGGGAGCTATAAGTCCGAATCCTTATGTTACCGAAAGTATATTTAAAGAATTTACCGAAAAAATTATGAAACCTACTTTAAAAGGGATACAAAATGAAGATATGGATTTTGCAGGTGTAATATTTTTCGGACTTATGATTACAAAAAAAGGAGTGTATCTTCTTGAATACAACATGAGAATGGGTGATCCTGAAACTCAGGCCGTGCTGCCTTTACTTGAAACAAATCTTTATCAAATAATAGAAAAATCTTTTGAAAAAAAGTTAAATGAAGTGAATATAAAATGGAAATCTTTACATTCCTGCTGTGTAGTTGCAACTGCCGAAGGATATCCTGAGCAATACCGTAAAGGTGATGAAATATCAGGTATATTAAAAGAAAAAAATAATGATGAATTGTTATTTATATGTGGAGTAAAGAAAGAAAATAGCAAATTTGTTACTTCAGGGGGTAGAGTTCTTAATATTACGTGCTTAGGAAATACTCTGGAAGAAGCACGAAAAAAAGCATATAATGCAATGAAAAATATAAATTTTAAAGGGATGTATTATAGAAAAGACATAGGAAAAATATAA